The following are encoded in a window of Kitasatospora sp. NBC_01250 genomic DNA:
- a CDS encoding YbaB/EbfC family nucleoid-associated protein encodes MAVSPFAEQIEQTMANLREQQIKIAEATKELQASTASITSKDRMVTAVVGAQGQVVSLTFHTTAYRSMAPAELSKVLTDVLNEARADMGAKVTESMRSFQGLGEMLRNSMTGGTELDELLAPLQAMRPSVARGQAERQHGRQEEFRG; translated from the coding sequence ATGGCGGTTTCCCCGTTCGCGGAGCAGATCGAGCAGACCATGGCCAACCTGCGCGAGCAGCAGATCAAGATTGCCGAGGCCACCAAGGAGTTGCAGGCGAGCACCGCCTCGATCACCTCCAAGGACCGGATGGTCACCGCCGTGGTGGGCGCGCAGGGCCAGGTCGTCTCGCTCACCTTCCACACCACCGCCTACCGCTCTATGGCCCCGGCCGAGCTGTCGAAGGTCCTCACCGACGTGCTCAACGAGGCCCGCGCCGACATGGGCGCGAAGGTCACCGAGTCGATGCGTTCCTTCCAGGGCCTCGGCGAGATGCTGCGGAACTCGATGACCGGCGGGACCGAGCTGGACGAGCTGCTCGCCCCGCTCCAGGCGATGCGCCCCAGCGTGGCGAGGGGCCAGGCGGAGCGTCAGCACGGACGGCAGGAGGAGTTCCGTGGCTAA
- a CDS encoding WXG100 family type VII secretion target — protein MADIQLQHESIDQAYTDLLQAAHTMESNLNELVQRLTPLREEFQGAAGTAFEEFFKVVQGNEGQMHEDIHQGAQILDQMNHTMKYADQAAAQGF, from the coding sequence ATGGCTGACATCCAACTCCAGCACGAGTCGATCGACCAGGCCTACACAGATCTGCTCCAGGCGGCCCACACCATGGAGAGCAACCTCAACGAGCTGGTCCAGCGGCTCACCCCGCTCCGCGAGGAGTTCCAGGGTGCCGCTGGTACCGCGTTCGAGGAGTTCTTCAAGGTGGTGCAGGGGAACGAGGGCCAGATGCACGAGGACATCCACCAGGGCGCCCAGATCCTGGACCAGATGAACCACACCATGAAGTACGCGGACCAAGCCGCCGCACAGGGCTTCTGA
- the eccB gene encoding type VII secretion protein EccB encodes MQSRRDQVQAHLFVMSRLASGMLRAEPDAPDTPTGRTTRGALTGLALGIVIALVVTVYGVMKPGGSTSWQKPGALVMVEESGARYLYLGGVLHPVLNQASAKLLAGDQMTLQQVSEGSLSGVQRGAPVGLVGAPDALPTAAELKPAAWLACGLQQPATTPGGSSKPQLALSIAAAQQGTALTPGQGALVSAPDGNTYLLWQGRRLRVDKQNSALQALGYPTATPFPVTAAMLGTLPAGPDLASPDIPGRGGAGPTLAGRPTKVGQLFTDPTGSHYVLSSAGLVPLTVLQYDLLLGDPRTQDKAYGGSAGTPAPIGPADLAAHTAAGPGLPGGLPAEPPALVDPGQNQALCADLHPSTDGNPVTSVAVLDAGALGGQAPDSEPGVAPGCAAADRIAVRPGAGALVRALSGSGAGTSQYLVADNGVKYPLPSAAAAKQLGYAAVATQAVPQALLALLPSGPSLDPSVLSGAQIVSPAAGGNGCSG; translated from the coding sequence ATGCAGTCCCGACGCGACCAGGTGCAGGCTCACCTGTTCGTGATGAGCAGGCTCGCCTCCGGCATGCTGCGGGCCGAGCCCGACGCGCCGGACACCCCCACCGGACGCACCACCCGCGGCGCCCTCACCGGCCTCGCGCTGGGCATCGTGATCGCGCTGGTGGTGACCGTCTACGGGGTGATGAAGCCCGGCGGCAGCACCAGCTGGCAGAAGCCCGGTGCGCTGGTGATGGTCGAGGAGAGCGGCGCGCGCTACCTCTACCTGGGCGGGGTACTGCACCCGGTGCTCAACCAGGCCAGCGCCAAGCTGCTGGCGGGTGACCAGATGACGCTCCAGCAGGTGAGCGAGGGCTCGCTGAGCGGCGTGCAGCGCGGCGCCCCCGTCGGCCTGGTCGGCGCGCCGGACGCGCTGCCGACGGCGGCCGAGCTGAAGCCGGCCGCCTGGCTGGCCTGCGGCCTCCAGCAGCCCGCCACCACCCCCGGTGGCAGCAGCAAGCCGCAGCTGGCCCTCAGCATCGCCGCGGCGCAGCAGGGCACCGCGCTGACCCCCGGTCAGGGCGCGCTGGTCAGCGCCCCGGACGGCAACACCTACCTGCTCTGGCAGGGCCGCCGGCTGCGGGTCGACAAGCAGAACAGCGCGCTACAGGCGCTCGGCTACCCGACCGCGACGCCGTTCCCGGTCACCGCCGCGATGCTCGGCACGCTGCCGGCCGGCCCCGACCTGGCCTCGCCCGACATCCCCGGGCGCGGCGGTGCGGGCCCCACGCTGGCGGGCCGTCCCACCAAGGTCGGCCAGCTCTTCACCGACCCGACCGGCAGCCACTACGTGCTGAGCTCGGCGGGCCTGGTGCCGCTCACCGTGCTCCAGTACGACCTGCTGCTCGGCGACCCGCGCACCCAGGACAAGGCCTACGGCGGCTCGGCCGGCACCCCCGCGCCGATCGGGCCCGCGGACCTGGCGGCGCACACCGCGGCCGGCCCCGGCCTGCCCGGCGGACTGCCCGCCGAGCCGCCCGCGCTGGTCGACCCCGGCCAGAACCAGGCGCTCTGCGCCGACCTGCACCCGAGCACCGACGGCAACCCCGTCACCTCCGTCGCCGTGCTGGACGCCGGCGCGCTCGGCGGCCAGGCGCCGGACAGCGAGCCCGGCGTGGCGCCCGGCTGCGCCGCCGCCGACAGGATCGCGGTGCGGCCCGGCGCGGGCGCGCTGGTCCGCGCGCTGTCGGGGTCGGGGGCCGGGACGAGCCAGTACCTGGTGGCGGACAACGGCGTGAAGTATCCGCTGCCCTCGGCCGCCGCGGCCAAGCAGCTGGGGTACGCGGCCGTGGCGACCCAGGCGGTGCCGCAGGCGTTGCTGGCGCTGCTGCCCAGCGGGCCGAGCCTGGACCCGAGCGTGCTGTCGGGGGCCCAGATCGTCTCCCCGGCGGCCGGTGGTAACGGCTGTTCCGGCTGA
- the eccD gene encoding type VII secretion integral membrane protein EccD: MNSSAVAGLCRLRFHAPGTAFELAVPADVPLADLLPAVLGHAGPELAEAGLDHGGWVLQRLGEEPLDEEQSAEAHLLHDGDALYLRPRREALPPVHFDDLVDGVATGMNERGDSWRPALTHRLALAVTMLALAGGWLLLAVPGASGPREAVAAATAVLLLLGATSAARAMADPAAGTALGAAAVPFLTLAALLLPSGPTGEVLLGARVLAAASGAAGASVLALAAVGGSAPLFLGLVLVALLGMVGGGLVLAGMSLDQLMAVIAVVAVLVGSFVPSISFRLSGLRLPMLPRNAEELQENIEPFPAPAVLSRSLIADDYLMALYTAIGAVCAVSLTLLAFTRGWAGPAQAGALSLLLLLHGRAIGSIRQRLSVLLPGVYGVVVLGVKLAMSQPASGRLMLLGGLLAVAAALLVVAWTVPGRRLLPYWGRLADVLHTLSAVALLPLALLACGVYHTLRAMNG, encoded by the coding sequence GTGAACAGCAGTGCCGTCGCCGGGCTGTGCCGGTTGAGGTTCCACGCACCGGGGACGGCCTTCGAACTCGCCGTCCCCGCCGACGTGCCGTTGGCCGACCTGCTGCCGGCCGTGCTCGGCCACGCCGGACCGGAGCTGGCCGAGGCCGGCCTGGACCACGGCGGCTGGGTGCTCCAGCGGCTCGGCGAGGAGCCGCTGGACGAGGAGCAGAGCGCCGAGGCGCATCTGCTGCACGACGGCGACGCGCTCTACCTGCGCCCGCGTCGCGAGGCCCTGCCGCCGGTGCACTTCGACGACCTGGTGGACGGCGTGGCCACCGGCATGAACGAGCGCGGCGACAGCTGGCGGCCGGCGCTGACCCACCGGCTGGCGCTCGCGGTGACCATGCTGGCGCTGGCCGGGGGCTGGCTGCTGCTCGCCGTGCCGGGCGCCAGCGGGCCGCGCGAGGCGGTGGCCGCCGCCACGGCGGTGCTGCTCCTGCTCGGCGCGACCAGTGCCGCGCGGGCGATGGCCGACCCGGCCGCGGGCACCGCGCTGGGCGCCGCCGCCGTCCCGTTCCTGACCCTGGCCGCGCTGCTGCTGCCCAGCGGGCCCACCGGCGAGGTGCTGCTCGGCGCCCGGGTGCTGGCGGCGGCCTCGGGCGCGGCCGGTGCCTCGGTGCTCGCGCTGGCGGCGGTCGGCGGCTCCGCGCCGCTCTTCCTGGGCCTGGTGCTGGTGGCGCTGCTCGGGATGGTGGGCGGCGGGCTGGTGCTGGCCGGGATGTCGCTGGACCAGCTGATGGCGGTCATCGCGGTGGTGGCCGTGCTGGTCGGCTCGTTCGTCCCGTCGATCTCCTTCCGGCTCTCCGGCCTGCGGCTGCCGATGCTGCCGCGCAACGCCGAGGAGCTGCAGGAGAACATCGAGCCGTTCCCGGCCCCCGCGGTGCTGAGCCGCAGCCTGATCGCCGACGACTACCTGATGGCGCTGTACACGGCGATCGGCGCGGTCTGCGCGGTCAGCCTGACGCTGCTCGCCTTCACCCGCGGCTGGGCGGGCCCGGCCCAGGCCGGCGCGCTGAGCCTGCTGCTCCTGCTGCACGGTCGGGCGATCGGCAGCATCCGGCAGCGGCTGAGCGTGCTGCTGCCGGGCGTCTACGGTGTGGTGGTGCTGGGCGTCAAGCTGGCGATGAGCCAGCCGGCGAGCGGGCGGCTGATGCTGCTGGGCGGTCTGCTGGCGGTGGCCGCGGCGCTGCTGGTGGTGGCGTGGACGGTGCCGGGGCGCAGGCTGCTGCCGTACTGGGGGCGGCTCGCGGACGTGCTGCACACGCTGAGCGCGGTGGCGCTGCTGCCGCTGGCGCTGCTGGCCTGCGGGGTCTACCACACGCTGCGGGCGATGAACGGCTGA